The proteins below are encoded in one region of Mangifera indica cultivar Alphonso chromosome 7, CATAS_Mindica_2.1, whole genome shotgun sequence:
- the LOC123221454 gene encoding polygalacturonase-like has translation MWQGLKEDEDEEKKSIMETITGHFYTSLNQKSLLNFCILFFDILINIDKKLIENSMNYLVCLLISILFFTSSLASPVTYNVISFGAKADGKTDSSKAFLDAWTEACDSSEAVTMYVPQGRFLLGKVEFKGECKNNDITLRIDGTLVAPSDYNIFGNADNWILFEHVNGVSINGGTLDGQGSGLWTCKKTGKSCPSGATTLEFTNSNNILISGLTSVNSQMFHIVINECNNVKAQGVKVSASGNSPNTDGIHVQSSSGVTILNSRIGTGDDCVSIGPGTTNLWIENVACGPGHGISIGSLGKEQEEAGVQNVTVKTVTFTGTQNGVRIKSWGRPSTGFARNILFQHVIMNNVDNPVVIDQNYCPDKKNCPGQASGVKISDVTYQDIHGTSATEVAVKFDCSSENPCSGITLDDVNLTYKNEPAEALCSHAVGSASGFVQPNSCLV, from the exons CCATTTCTACACATCACTAAACCAAAAAAGTCTCCTCAATTTCTGTATTCTTTTCTTCGATATCCTCATAAACATCGATaagaaattaatagaaaattcaatGAATTATCTCGTTTGTTTACTTATTTCAATCCTCTTTTTTACTTCATCTTTGGCAAGTCCTGTGACTTACAATGTAATTAGCTTCGGAGCCAAAGCCGATGGCAAAACTGACTCATCAAAAGCCTTTCTTGATGCATGGACTGAAGCCTGTGACTCGAGCGAGGCCGTGACGATGTACGTGCCACAAGGGAGGTTCTTACTGGGAAAAGTTGAGTTTAAAGGCGAATGCAAGAACAATGATATCACCCTGCGTATTGATGGCACTCTTGTGGCTCCATCAGATTATAACATTTTTGGAAATGCTGACAACTGGATTCTCTTTGAACATGTTAACGGCGTTTCTATTAATGGTGGCACTCTTGATGGCCAAGGTTCTGGCTTGTGGACTTGTAAGAAGACAGGGAAAAGTTGCCCTAGTGGCGCCACG ACGCTGGAGTTTACCAACTCCAACAATATCCTGATAAGTGGATTAACATCGGTGAATAGCCAGATGTTCCATATTGTTATCAATGAATGCAACAATGTGAAAGCGCAAGGAGTTAAGGTTTCAGCCTCAGGCAACAGTCCTAACACCGATGGAATTCATGTGCAATCATCGAGCGGTGTCACAATCCTCAACTCAAGAATTGGGACTGGTGATGATTGTGTTTCAATTGGCCCTGGTACTACCAATTTATGGATTGAGAATGTTGCTTGTGGCCCTGGCCATGGGATCAg CATTGGTAGTCTTGGCAAGGAACAAGAAGAGGCTGGAGTGCAAAATGTGACTGTAAAAACTGTGACATTTACGGGTACTCAAAATGGAGTCAGGATAAAATCTTGGGGGAGACCTAGCACTGGTTTTGCTAGAAACATTCTTTTTCAACATGTCATCATGAACAATGTTGACAATCCTGTTGTTATCGATCAAAATTACTGTCCTGACAAGAAAAATTGCCCTGGACAG GCCTCGGGGGTTAAAATAAGTGACGTGACTTACCAAGATATTCATGGAACATCTGCAACCGAAGTTGCGGTGAAGTTTGATTGCAGTTCAGAGAATCCATGCTCTGGGATAACCTTGGACGATGTAAATCTCACTTATAAGAATGAACCAGCAGAAGCTTTATGTAGCCATGCTGTTGGATCTGCTTCCGGTTTTGTTCAGCCCAATAGTTGTTTGGTGTAG